Below is a genomic region from Pseudomonas svalbardensis.
CCAGCACCGAAGGCATCCGGCTCGATGCTCAAACGTTGGCGAGTTTGCGGGAATTGGCCGGGCTCTGAGTCCTGCATACTCTCAGTCTGCTTAAAAGCCGGGCATGAAAAAGGCGAGCTGCGTGCTCGCCTTTTTGCTGGGTACTGATTAAAACGGGGTCGCTTAACGCCGACCCAGCAACAACCCGACTACCAGGCCGAAACCGGCAGAGATCGCCACGGTTTGCCACGGATGACCACCGATGTAGGTTTCAGTGGCTTCGACCGCAGGTTTGGTCCGGTCACGAACGCTGGTGACGGAGTCCCGAGCCTGCTGAAGTTTCTGGGCGATCTGCCCACGAAGTGTGTCTGCTTCCTCTCCGACGAGCGAGGCACTGCTTTTGAGCAGCTTTTCCGACTCTTCGATCAGAGCCTGAAGTTCGCTGAAGGCTTGATCCTTGATCTGGTCTTCGGCGACTTGTGCGGCGGTTTTCCGGGCCATTGAGGTACTCCTTGCAGATAAATGGACAGTGAACAGTGGAGTCTGTCGTCAGCGAAAAAGTTGCAGTGGATTTTCGCGTTGACCCGACCCTGACGAAAAATCCTGAGTCGGACATTTCTTCCTACAGTGTAAGATGTCGCCTATTTTACGCAGCAGGTAACTCCCATGAGCTTCAATCTGGCCGACAAACCCCTTGCCGAGCGCGCTGCGCTTGAAGATGAGAAATCCCGTCTGTTCGATCTATGGCAAAGCAACCTGGGCAAGTCCAAGGGCGAGGCCGCACGATTGTTCGGTGAACGCGCCAAGCGCAAAGGCAAATGGGCGGAGTGGGTCCGTGCCGAACTTGACGGCATGTCGCCCCCGGAATTCGCGAACATGGTGCGCAGTGAAGTCAATCGCCTGATGACTGCCAAGTAGCGCTCGTAAAACTCGCAACAATCGCTTCCCGCACTTTCAGCGCCACCGGATCGAGCTGCGTACTGGTGCGCCAGCCCAGTTCGATCGGGTAACGCGGCAACGCCAGAGGGCAGGGCAGCAGTGCCAGTCCGCTGAGCGCCGCAATGCTTTGGGCCGCATGGGCCGGAATGGTCGCCACGGCCTGACTGCCCTTGAGCAAGTGCGGTAATGCGGCAAAGTGTGTGGTCGAAGCGCATACCCGCCGACTCAACCCCAGCGCCGCCAACCCCTCATCGGTGATCCCGATAAAGCCGCCCGACGACACCAGAATGTGCTCGCGGGAGACGAACTCATCAAGGCTGAGGGTCTGCTGTCCCTCGGCCAGGCTCATCGGGTCCACCAGGCACAGATAACCGCCTTCTCCCAGCACCTGACGGCTGAGCAAGCGCTCGGCAAACCCACCTGCGGTGATCGCCAGATCAATGCTGCGTTCCATCAACGCCTGGGCGACGATCTGGCTGTGGGTCTGACGAAAGATCAGCCGCAGCTTCGGCGCGACGCGGGCGATTTCCTCGATCAGCCGGCGCCCATAAGCGATTTCGAAATCATCGGACATACCCACGGTCACCGAGCGCCCCTCGTAATGGTGGGCGGCCGGATCGACCATTGCCAGGCTCTGCCGGCATTTATTCAAGGCATCGCTGACCACCGGTTTCAACTGGTTAGCCTTGAGCGTGGGTGCGAGTCCGCGGCCGGTGCGCACGAACAACTGATCGCTATACACCTCGCGAAGCCTTCGCAGTGCAGCGCTGACTGCTGATTGCGTCACGCCCAGACGCAACGCGGCCCGGCTGGCGCTGGACTCTTCATGCAGCGCTTCGAAGACTTTCAGCAGGTTGAGATCAACGGTGGCGATATTCATCTGGTTCATATCATTCAGCAGTGAGTGGGGCTTTATTGATGATCCCGTGGCGCCGGAGAATGAGCAACACCTCATTGCTTTCGGAGTTACTACGATGCCCAAGTCAATTGTTGCTGCACTGCAAATCGGCTCTTTACCCGGTGGCAAAGCCGAGACCCTGGAACAGATCCTAGCCTGGGAAAGCGCGATTATTGAGACCGGGGCTGCGCTGGTCGTCATGCCCGAAGCGTTGCTCGGCGGTTACCCCAAAGGCGAAGGCTTCGGTACCCAACTGGGTTATCGACTGCCGGAAGGTCGTGAAGCCTTTGCCCGGTATTTCGCCAATGCGATCGATGTGCCCGGCGCGGAAACCGAAGCGTTGGCCGGGCTGTCAGCGCGCACCGGCGCCAACCTGGTGATCGGTGTCATCGAGCGCGCCGGTAGCACGTTGTACTGCACCGCGTTGTATTTCGATCCGCAGACCGGGCTGGTCGCCAAGCACCGCAAACTGATGCCCACCGGCACCGAGCGGTTGATCTGGGGCAAAGGCGATGGCTCGACGTTGCCGGTGATCGACAGTCAGGTCGGGCGGATCGGCGCAGTGATTTGCTGGGAAAACATGATGCCGCTGCTGCGCACCGCGATGTACGCCAAAGGCGTGGAGGTCTGGTGCGCGCCAACGGTGGACGAGCGGGAAATGTGGCAGATCAGCATGCGCCATATCGCCCATGAAGGACGCTGCTTTGTGGTCAGCGCCTGTCAGGTTCAGGATTCGCCGCACGCCTTGGGCGTGGAGATCGCCAACTGGCCGGCGGATCGGGCATTGATTGCCGGGGGCAGCGTGATCGTCGGGCCGATGGGCAATATTCTGGCAGGACCTCTGCGTGACAGCGCCGGCTTGCTCAGCGCAGAAATCGACACCGATGACTTGGTCCGCGCCCGTTACGACTACGACGTGGTCGGCCACTACGCGCGCCCGGACGTGTTTGAGTTGACGGTGGATGAGCGGGCCAAGCCGGGTGTTCGATTTATCTGAGAGCACGCCACTCTTCACGGGTGATTTCCCAGAGGTCTTTGGGGAATCGCCCGCTGACGAAGTCGCCCTCATCGCTGCGGATCAAGCGCATACCGGTGCGTTCCGAGAGTTTGCGCGAGCCGAGGTTGGGCGCTGCTTTCGGTACCCGCATCACGGATCGGCCGAGGGTTTTGAACCAGTACTCGGTGACCGCCGCACTGGCTTCGGTCATCAAGCCCTGGCCTTGCCATTTTGGCCCGAGCCAGAAGCCGCGGTTGTTGTCCTGCTCTTCCATCAGGCTGATATTGCCGATCAGTCGCTCCGGCGCCGACTTCAAACGAATCGACCAGTGCCACTCTTTGCCGACGGCAATCGCCGGCAAAGCGATGTCACGCAGATAGGTCAGTGCGCCATCAGCAGGGTACGGCCAAGGAACCAAGGCGTTCAGATAACGCACCACTTCCCAGTGCGGGAACTGTTGCTGGATGGCTTCGGCGTCGGCCAGTTCCAGCGGGCGCAGGATTAAACGTTCGGTGTAGATCGTGGGTGTGGCTTCCATGTTCTTTGTCGTTCCTTGAGTCGTGACTTACCAGGTGCCGGTCGTCGACGTTGGCAGGCTGAGTTTGCCACTGTCCACGAAACGCATCGTGCCGAATAAGCCGCCCGCGAGTTTGCCGCGCAGGACGTAGGGCAGGTTGTCGAGGGTTTGGGTTTTGCTCAGTCCCAGTGTCTGGCGCAGCACGGAGAACGCCGAAACACTTACCGGAACGGTCAGCACGGTTTCGGAAAAGCGTGCAATCGAGCCCGATTGATCGCTGACGCCAGAGGCGAGTGGCTGGCCATTAACCTCCAGGTCCAGGGCCACGCCGTTGTAATTGATGGCGGTTTCGTTGGGGTTTTGTACGCGTATTTTCACGGCAAAGCGTACTTCCATGTCCTGGCTTTGCAACGGCTCGAAGCCGACGACATTGATGTTCAGCGGGTCGCGATTGGGCAGCAGGGCACAGGCGCTCAGGGAGAGCAAAAGCAGGGAAAGGATAACGGCTTGGACACTGCGCATGAATGTGCTCTCTTGAAGAAAAGGCCGAACCGCCAGTGGCTCGGCCTCGAGCATTTTCTAGCGGTTCAAGGGTGCGACAGTTGCCGGCGAGACGGGTTCACCCTTGGCCGGGATATCCGGGTTTTCCATGACCCGCAGGATCGAGGCTTCCGGATCGAAATCGTCCTCTTCCAGCTCAATGAACTCTTCGGGCAGGAAGATATTCAGCACGATAGCGCACAACGCGCCGACGGTGATCGGCGATTCGAAGATGTTGTGCAGCGCCTTCGGCAACTCGCGCAGCACTTCCGGAACCGCCGCGACACCCAGGCCCATGCCGAGCGAAATCGACACGATCAGCATGTTGCGCCGGTGCAGGCCGGCTTCGGCGAGGATCTTGATCCCGGCGACGGCGACGGTGCCGAACATCACCAGTTCAGCGCCACCGAGTACCGGTTTCGGCATCAGTTGCAGCACTGCACCGATCATCGGGAACAACCCCAGCAGCACCAACAAACCGGCAATGAAGAACGCCACGTAGCGGCTGGCCACGCCGGTGAGCTGAATCACGCCGTTGTTCTGGGCGAAGGTCACCATCGGCATGCTGTTGAACACGGCGGCCATGGCTGAGTTCAGGCCGTCGGCGAGCAGACCGGACTTGATCCGGCGGAGGTAGATCGGGCCTTTGACCGGCTGCCGGGAAATCATCGAATTGGCGGTCAAGTCACCAGCGGCTTCCAGCGGCGACACCAGGAAAATCACTGCCACTGGTACAAACGCCACCCAATCGAAGTTAAAGCCGTACTTGAACGGCACCGGTACGCTCATCAGCGGTACGTCGGGCAGACTGGCGAAGTTGACGTCACCCATCAGCCAGGCCACGACATAGCCGAGGGTCAGGCCGATGACGATTGCACCGAGGCGCAGGAACGGCACATCGACCCGGTTCAACAGCACAATCGTTCCGAGTACCAAGGCCGCCAGGGCCAGATGACTGGCCGCGCCGAGGTCTGCCGCACCGAAGCCGCCGGCGATGTCGGTCATGGCGACTTTGATCAGCGACAGGCCCATCAGCGTGATGATCGTGCCGGTCACCACCGGGGTGATCAGCATCCGCAATTTGCCGATGAACTGGCTCAACACCACTTCGATGAAGGCGGCGAAAAAGCACACACCGAAGATCGTCGACAGGATCTCATCGGTGCCGCCACCCCGGGCCTTGACCATGAAACCGGCACTGAGAATCACGCTGATGAATGAGAAGCTGGTGCCTTGCAAACACAGCAGGCCGGAACCGATCGGGCCGAAACGTCGTGCCTGAACAAACGTGCCCAGTCCCGAGACGAACAGCGCCATGCTGATCAGGTACGGCACTTCGCTTTGCAGACCGAGGGCGCCCCCCATGATCAGGGTCGGAGTGATGATGCCGACGAAACTGGCGAGTACATGTTGCAGCGCAGCGAAGACGGTGGCGGTCAGATGCGGACGGTCGTCGAGGCCGTAAATCAGGTCGTTATTGCGCGGGGCAGGGGCTTTTTCAGAGGCGGTCATGGTGGTGTGCGTGCCAGAAGGCGGGCCGGGTCAGAAAATGGAGGCGCAGGATGCCAGCAGCGGGCATCGAGGGCAACGCACAACGTACTGATCGTTCCCACGCTCCCGCGTGGGAATGCTCATCAAGCGAACGCCGCGAGTAGATCCTCTTCAAAGGCTTTCTGCGCATCCCCGGGCACTTGGGCGCGATGGCGGGCCAGATGAAACGCCACGTCGAAACTCATATCGGCACGGCGCACGGCGCGCAGCAATCCTTTGTCTTCCCAGCTGCGGGCAAAGTGGCTGGGCAAATAACCGACGTGCTTGCCGGAAAGAATGAAGGCGAGTGTGCCTTCGACTTGCTCCGAGCGCGCCGAACACATCTTCCCCTGGAAGGGCTCGTCGCTGCGCAGGAAGCGATAAGGGTGATCGACCCGATCGCAAGCCTGGAGCGCTAGATCGTCAGGTGCGTCATTAGTGAATAGCGGATGTCCTGCGGCGCAATACAGGTGCTGGGTTTCGGTAAACAGTTCGCGGTAGTCAAAAGCGCTTTGCACTTGTGAGAAATAGCCGATCGCCAGGTCCAGTCGTTGTTGCAGCAGCAACCGTTCCATTTCGCCGGGCATGGCGCTGATCAACTCGATGCGTACCGATTCGTCCCGTTCACGAAAGCGTCGGATCGCATCGGCTACTCGTTGCAACACGGATTGATCGAGCGCTTCGGACAGCCCCAAACGAACCTCGCCGATCAAGCGCCCGGCCACACCATTGGATTGATGGCGGAAGGCTTCGATGGACTCGAACAGGCTGCGAGTCGCGCTGAGCAGTTGTTCGCCCTTGGGCGTGATCTTGAAACCACCTTTGCCGCGACTGCACAGGCGATAGCCGAGTCGGGTTTCCAGTTTGGCCATTTGCTGGCTGATGCTCGACTGGCTCAAGCCCAACTCCCCCTGAGCCGCGCTGAAGCCGCCGCACTCCACCACGTTGACGAACAGGCGCAGCAGTTGCAGATCGAGATCGTGGAGTTGGCTGAGCATCAAACATTACTCCCGGATAAAGTCAGGATAACTAACTGGGTATTTTTCCAATGTATCCGACGGCGCATTCTCCATCCACTTCATCTGGTCAGGTGTTCCGTCATGGCTCCCATGTTCAAGCTGTGTTTCCCCACGCTGTTCCTCGCCATGGCCGTATCGGCCCAGGCCGAGGAAAAAGTCCTGAATCTCTACAGTTGGTCCGATTACGTAGCGCCTGAAACCTTGCAGCGTTTCGAGCAGGAAACCGGTATCCACGTGCGCTACGACACGTTCGATTCCTCGGAGGTGCTCGAAACCAAGTTGCTCACTGGTGGCAGCGGTTATGACGTGGTCGTGCCGTCTTCCAGTGTGCTGGCCCGTGGACTGGCAGCCGGTGCGTTGAAAGAGATTCCCCACGAAGGCCTCAAGGGTTACGCCAACCTCGATCCGGATTTGCTGGAAAAACTCGCCGCCGTCGACCCCGGCAACCGTTATGGCGTGCCCTATACGTGGGGCACACTGGGTTTGGGGATGAATGTCGAAGCCGTGAAGCAGCGTTTGCCGGACGTGCCGCTCAACAGCCTGGACCTGCTGTTCAAGCCTGAGTACGCCGGCAAACTGAAAGATTGCGGCATTGCCATTCTCGATTCGCCTCAGGAAGTGATCGGCCTGGCGCTGCATTACCTGGGTAAAAATCCTTACAGCACTGACAAGGCTGATCTGTCAGCCGCCGAGGCGCTGTTGCATCAGCTGCAACCCAATGTGCTGTACGTCGCGACCGGTCGGCAGATCAGCGATCTGGCCAATGGCAGCGTATGCCTGGCGTTGACCTACAACGGTGACGCCAGCATGGCCGCTGATCAGGCGCGCAAGGCCAACAAGCCATTTGAAGTGGCGTACCGGATTCCGAAAGAGGGCACGCTGGTCTGGCAGGACAACCTGGCGATCCCCAAGGACGCCCCACACCCCGAAGCCGCCCGCGCCTTTATAGAGTTCATGTTGCGCCCGGAATCCGTCGCAGCACTGACCAACACACTTTTCTTCGCGACAGCCAACCAGGCGGCAACACCGCTGGTGGATGAGGCCGTGCGCACCGATCCGGACATCTACCCACTGGCTGACGTGCGTGACCGGCTGTACGCCGACCGCAGCATGAGCCTGAAGGACCTGCGTCAACGCACTCGCTTGTGGACCACTTTCCGTAGCCGCCAATAATAAGGAACCTGAGATGGACGTCCCGATGCAAAACGATCAGGCCATGACCCGCGACAGCCTCTACGGCACTGCCGCCGAAAGTACCTACGCCGGTATCACCAGTTTCATGCGTCGTCGCTACAGTCGCGACTTGCGCGGCGTCGACGTTGCGGTCAGCGGTGTCCCGTTCGACACCGCCACCAGCAACCGTCCCGGTGCGCGTTTCGGACCACGTGGCATTCGTGCCGCGTCCACCGGGATTGCCTGGGAACGCCACTGGCCATGGGCCTTCGACCCGTTCGAGCATCTGGCGGTCATCGACTACGGCGATTGCGACTTCGATTACGGCACACCGCAGTCGGTGCCGGAAAGCATTGAAGCCCATGCCGAACGCATTCTCAACGCCGGTAGCGCGATGCTGACGTTCGGCGGGGATCACTTCATCACGTATCCGCTGCTCAAGGCCCATGCGCGCAAACATGGTCCGCTGTCGTTGATCCACTTCGACGCCCACAGCGACACCTGGCCGGACGAAGACGGCAAGCGCGTCGATCACGGCACGATGTTCTGGCACGCGGCCAAGGAAGGGTTGGTGGATCCGTCGCGTTCGGTGCAGATCGGGTTGCGCACCACCAATGACGATCACCAGGGCTTTCAGGTGCTGGATGCGCGACAAGTGCATCGACGTGGTGTTGATGAGATTGTCGAGGCCATTCGGGCGCGGGTCGGTGATAACCCGGTGTACCTGACGTTCGACATTGATTGCCTTGATCCGGCCTTCGCTCCAGGCACCGGAACGCCGGTGTGCGGTGGCTTGAGTACGGTGCAGGCGCTGGAAATTCTCGGTGGTTTGCGCGGGATCAATCTGGTGGGAATGGACGTCGTGGAAGTGGCGCCGGCCTACGACAGTGCGGACATTACCTCACTGGCGGCGGCGACGTTGGCGATGGAAATGCTGTGCCTCTATGCAGCGAAGCATAAGGTCGACCGGTAACACACAAGAAAAATGTGGGAGCGGCGGTGCGGCGATCCCACATTTCGATCTGTGTCAGGCGACGGGGATGATTGGCAGATCCAGGGTTTCAGCCCCGGTAAATCGCGCCATCGACCCGGCAATGGATTCATGGGGCACGGCCATCTCCACACCACTGGCCCCATCAAGCCGCAACAGTTGATCGGCACTCAATTGCACATCCAAAGCACCCAAGGTCGCATCCAGTTGTTCACGGGTGCGCGAGCCGAGAATCGGAATCAGCGCCGTGGTCGAACGCTTGGCTTTTTCCCGCAGCCAGGCTATGGCGACGTGCGTCGGGCTGGCGCCCAATTCTTCAGCGACGGCCAGCAAGGTGTCGAGCAGGGCGGTTTCACGGGCGCTTTTCTCGGCGTGGATCAGCATGCCGAGTTTGGCGGCGCGGTTGTCGCCATCGTTGGTGCGGTACTTGCCAGTGAGGAACCCGCCACCCAATGGTGACCATAACGTAGCGGCCAGGCCCAAGGCTTCGGCCATCGGCAGTTGTTCACGTTCGGCCGTGCGTTCAGCGAGGCTGTATTCCACCTGAATCGCAGCAAGCGGTGAGAACCCGCGAATCTCGGCCAGCAAATCGGCCCGAGCAATGCGCCACGCCGGGAAGTTTGACAGCCCGGCGTAGTGAATTTTGCCAGCGCGCACCAGATCGTCGAAACCGCGCAGAATTTCTTCCATCGGCGTCACGCCATCGCTCATGTGGGCCCAGAACAGGTCGATGTGGTCGGTGTTGAGTCGTTTCAGGCTTTCTTCCACGGCGCGAACCATGTTCTTGCGGTTGTTGCCGGTGTGGGAAATGCCCGCAGCCGGCGTGGTCCCCAGGGTGTATTTGGTGGCGATGACCAGGCGATCCCGTTCCGCTGCGATGAACTCGCCGAGCATGGCTTCCGACTGGCCCGCCTGATAGCCGTTGGCGGTGTCGATGAAATTGCCGCCGGCCTCCAGGTAGCCATCAAAGATGCTACTGCCACTTTCTGACAGGGTCCTCTGCTAAGCTCCGACAACTTTCACGGACAGAGCCTGCCGATCGTGTCGCGTACCACTCGTTTACTGACCTTGTTGCAATTGCTGCGCGGCAAAAGTCGTCCGGTGACCGCGGCGACGCTTGCCGGCGAATTGGAGATTTCTGAACGCACGCTGTACCGCGACATCGCCGAACTCACCGCCCTTGGCGCGCCAATCTATGGCGAAGCGGGGATCGGCTATGTGCTGCGCAGCGGTTTGTTTCTGCCGCCGCTGATGCTCAACGCCGATGAAACCGAAGCCATTGTGCTGGGGTTGCGCTATGTGGATCAGCGCGGGGATGAGGTGTTGAGTAAGGCGGCGGCGGATGCGCTGGCCAAGATTGCAGCGGTATTGGCGCCTGAAGCGCTGGACGCGTTACGCAACCCGACGGTGTTACCGGGGCCGCCCGGCTATGGCTTTGCGCCCAACGCGGTGCCACTGAATGTGTTTCGCCAGGCCATTCGCGATCAGGCCAAGCTGCACATCGATTACGCGGATGCCAACCAGGTGCCGAGTCAGCGGCTGATTTGGCCGCTGGCTCTGGGGTTTCTGAACGAGGTGCGAATCATCGTCGCCTGGTGCGAGTTGCGTAGCGCCTACCGCACCTTTCGTACCGACCGGATCTCGGCAGCGAACGAGCAGGGCGAGCGTTATCCGGGGCGGCGCAGCGACCTGTTGCGCACCTGGCGCAAGCAGATGCAACTGGACGAAGCAGGGCGCTTCACTCCTGACAAGAACTGACACAGGCTTGTTTTAGCATGGCTCCAGAATCAACAAACAAGGAGCCGTAACCATGTCCAATCCCGCCTCTTCACTGGCACCCGCCATCGCCGCCTACATTGCTGCGGCCAATGCCCGCGACACCTCGCGGGTCGCCAGTTTTTTCGCTGAGGATGCCAATGTGTTCGATGAAGGCCAGCACCAGGTCGGCACTCACGCCATCGCGCAATGGATGCAAGACACCGCCCAGCGTTACCAGCCACGGGTCGAAGTACTCGACGTCCAACTACGCACCGGCAAAGTGCTGGTGCATAACCTGATCTCCGGAACGTTTCCGGGCAGCCCTCTGGAATTGCGCTACATGTTTCGCCTGAATGAACAGGGCAAGATCGCCCGGCTAGACATCTCTCTCTAACCAGGCCGCGTGGCATACTGCCGCGCATGAATATCGACTCCCCCTTAAGCGCCTGGCAACACGCCATCGAACAGAAGGGCTTCGTCCAGGACGAAGCCCAGGAACATGCCGTGTGGGCGCTGCAGAAATGCTACGAGGCGCTGCATGAAGGGCGTATGCCGATCACTGGCGTGTACCTCTGGGGGCCGGTCGGGCGCGGCAAGACCTGGTTGATGGACCAGTTTTACCAAAGCCTGAAGGTCCCGGCCCGTCGCCAACACTTTCACCACTTTATGGGGTGGGTGCATCAGCGTTCGTTTCAGCTGACCGGCACCGCCGACCCGTTGAAGGCGCTGGCTCGCGAACTGAGCGAGGAAGTGCGGGTCCTGTGCTTTGACGAATTGTTCGTCAACGACATCGGCGACGCCATCATTCTCGGGCGTTTGTTTCAGGTGATGTTCGAGCAGGGCGTGGTGGTGGTCTGCACCTCCAATCAGCCACCGGACCAGCTGTACGCCGAGGGCTTTAATCGCGACCGGTTCGTGCCCGCCATCGAAGCCATCAAGAAACATATGCAGGTAATTGCGGTGGATGGCGGCGAAGATCATCGCCTGCACCCAGGCAAAGTTTTGCAACGTTACTGGGTGGCGGCACCGGGGCAACCCAGCGCTCTGGGTGAAGTGTTCAAGGCATTGACCGTCGGCCAGTCGGTGTCCAGTGACCCGATCAAGGTGGGCTACCGCTCACTCAATGTCGTGCAGGCCAGTCAAACCGTGCTCTGGACTCGTTACGCCGACCTCTGTGAACAGCCTTTTGCCGCCATGGATTTCATCGCCCTGTGCGACACCTTCAGCGCTATTCTGTTGAGTGACGTGCCCAACCTCAGCGCGCAAAAGCGCGAAGGGCGCATCGCCCGAGGCACTGAAGACGGCGTCGAGCGGGTGGTAGCGGGCGATCGCGAGTTGCCGCAATTGTCGGTGCATGACGACGGCGTACGGCGTTTCATCGCCTTGGTGGACGAGTGCTACGACCGTAAGGTGCCGCTGTGCCTCGAAGCGCAGGTGCCCATGGAATCGTTGTACACCGAAGGCTATCTGGAATTCCCGTTCCGCCGCACCCTCAGCCGTTTACAGGAAATGCAGCTGCAACGTTTCGCCGAAGCTTGAACAAGGAGCCGCG
It encodes:
- a CDS encoding DUF883 family protein: MARKTAAQVAEDQIKDQAFSELQALIEESEKLLKSSASLVGEEADTLRGQIAQKLQQARDSVTSVRDRTKPAVEATETYIGGHPWQTVAISAGFGLVVGLLLGRR
- a CDS encoding LysR family transcriptional regulator, with protein sequence MNQMNIATVDLNLLKVFEALHEESSASRAALRLGVTQSAVSAALRRLREVYSDQLFVRTGRGLAPTLKANQLKPVVSDALNKCRQSLAMVDPAAHHYEGRSVTVGMSDDFEIAYGRRLIEEIARVAPKLRLIFRQTHSQIVAQALMERSIDLAITAGGFAERLLSRQVLGEGGYLCLVDPMSLAEGQQTLSLDEFVSREHILVSSGGFIGITDEGLAALGLSRRVCASTTHFAALPHLLKGSQAVATIPAHAAQSIAALSGLALLPCPLALPRYPIELGWRTSTQLDPVALKVREAIVASFTSATWQSSGD
- a CDS encoding carbon-nitrogen hydrolase family protein, with amino-acid sequence MPKSIVAALQIGSLPGGKAETLEQILAWESAIIETGAALVVMPEALLGGYPKGEGFGTQLGYRLPEGREAFARYFANAIDVPGAETEALAGLSARTGANLVIGVIERAGSTLYCTALYFDPQTGLVAKHRKLMPTGTERLIWGKGDGSTLPVIDSQVGRIGAVICWENMMPLLRTAMYAKGVEVWCAPTVDEREMWQISMRHIAHEGRCFVVSACQVQDSPHALGVEIANWPADRALIAGGSVIVGPMGNILAGPLRDSAGLLSAEIDTDDLVRARYDYDVVGHYARPDVFELTVDERAKPGVRFI
- a CDS encoding GNAT family N-acetyltransferase, with the translated sequence MEATPTIYTERLILRPLELADAEAIQQQFPHWEVVRYLNALVPWPYPADGALTYLRDIALPAIAVGKEWHWSIRLKSAPERLIGNISLMEEQDNNRGFWLGPKWQGQGLMTEASAAVTEYWFKTLGRSVMRVPKAAPNLGSRKLSERTGMRLIRSDEGDFVSGRFPKDLWEITREEWRALR
- a CDS encoding LEA type 2 family protein, giving the protein MRSVQAVILSLLLLSLSACALLPNRDPLNINVVGFEPLQSQDMEVRFAVKIRVQNPNETAINYNGVALDLEVNGQPLASGVSDQSGSIARFSETVLTVPVSVSAFSVLRQTLGLSKTQTLDNLPYVLRGKLAGGLFGTMRFVDSGKLSLPTSTTGTW
- a CDS encoding nucleobase:cation symporter-2 family protein, with translation MTASEKAPAPRNNDLIYGLDDRPHLTATVFAALQHVLASFVGIITPTLIMGGALGLQSEVPYLISMALFVSGLGTFVQARRFGPIGSGLLCLQGTSFSFISVILSAGFMVKARGGGTDEILSTIFGVCFFAAFIEVVLSQFIGKLRMLITPVVTGTIITLMGLSLIKVAMTDIAGGFGAADLGAASHLALAALVLGTIVLLNRVDVPFLRLGAIVIGLTLGYVVAWLMGDVNFASLPDVPLMSVPVPFKYGFNFDWVAFVPVAVIFLVSPLEAAGDLTANSMISRQPVKGPIYLRRIKSGLLADGLNSAMAAVFNSMPMVTFAQNNGVIQLTGVASRYVAFFIAGLLVLLGLFPMIGAVLQLMPKPVLGGAELVMFGTVAVAGIKILAEAGLHRRNMLIVSISLGMGLGVAAVPEVLRELPKALHNIFESPITVGALCAIVLNIFLPEEFIELEEDDFDPEASILRVMENPDIPAKGEPVSPATVAPLNR
- a CDS encoding LysR family transcriptional regulator, producing the protein MLSQLHDLDLQLLRLFVNVVECGGFSAAQGELGLSQSSISQQMAKLETRLGYRLCSRGKGGFKITPKGEQLLSATRSLFESIEAFRHQSNGVAGRLIGEVRLGLSEALDQSVLQRVADAIRRFRERDESVRIELISAMPGEMERLLLQQRLDLAIGYFSQVQSAFDYRELFTETQHLYCAAGHPLFTNDAPDDLALQACDRVDHPYRFLRSDEPFQGKMCSARSEQVEGTLAFILSGKHVGYLPSHFARSWEDKGLLRAVRRADMSFDVAFHLARHRAQVPGDAQKAFEEDLLAAFA
- a CDS encoding polyamine ABC transporter substrate-binding protein; protein product: MAPMFKLCFPTLFLAMAVSAQAEEKVLNLYSWSDYVAPETLQRFEQETGIHVRYDTFDSSEVLETKLLTGGSGYDVVVPSSSVLARGLAAGALKEIPHEGLKGYANLDPDLLEKLAAVDPGNRYGVPYTWGTLGLGMNVEAVKQRLPDVPLNSLDLLFKPEYAGKLKDCGIAILDSPQEVIGLALHYLGKNPYSTDKADLSAAEALLHQLQPNVLYVATGRQISDLANGSVCLALTYNGDASMAADQARKANKPFEVAYRIPKEGTLVWQDNLAIPKDAPHPEAARAFIEFMLRPESVAALTNTLFFATANQAATPLVDEAVRTDPDIYPLADVRDRLYADRSMSLKDLRQRTRLWTTFRSRQ
- the speB gene encoding agmatinase, giving the protein MDVPMQNDQAMTRDSLYGTAAESTYAGITSFMRRRYSRDLRGVDVAVSGVPFDTATSNRPGARFGPRGIRAASTGIAWERHWPWAFDPFEHLAVIDYGDCDFDYGTPQSVPESIEAHAERILNAGSAMLTFGGDHFITYPLLKAHARKHGPLSLIHFDAHSDTWPDEDGKRVDHGTMFWHAAKEGLVDPSRSVQIGLRTTNDDHQGFQVLDARQVHRRGVDEIVEAIRARVGDNPVYLTFDIDCLDPAFAPGTGTPVCGGLSTVQALEILGGLRGINLVGMDVVEVAPAYDSADITSLAAATLAMEMLCLYAAKHKVDR
- a CDS encoding helix-turn-helix transcriptional regulator yields the protein MSRTTRLLTLLQLLRGKSRPVTAATLAGELEISERTLYRDIAELTALGAPIYGEAGIGYVLRSGLFLPPLMLNADETEAIVLGLRYVDQRGDEVLSKAAADALAKIAAVLAPEALDALRNPTVLPGPPGYGFAPNAVPLNVFRQAIRDQAKLHIDYADANQVPSQRLIWPLALGFLNEVRIIVAWCELRSAYRTFRTDRISAANEQGERYPGRRSDLLRTWRKQMQLDEAGRFTPDKN
- a CDS encoding nuclear transport factor 2 family protein; translation: MSNPASSLAPAIAAYIAAANARDTSRVASFFAEDANVFDEGQHQVGTHAIAQWMQDTAQRYQPRVEVLDVQLRTGKVLVHNLISGTFPGSPLELRYMFRLNEQGKIARLDISL
- the zapE gene encoding cell division protein ZapE is translated as MNIDSPLSAWQHAIEQKGFVQDEAQEHAVWALQKCYEALHEGRMPITGVYLWGPVGRGKTWLMDQFYQSLKVPARRQHFHHFMGWVHQRSFQLTGTADPLKALARELSEEVRVLCFDELFVNDIGDAIILGRLFQVMFEQGVVVVCTSNQPPDQLYAEGFNRDRFVPAIEAIKKHMQVIAVDGGEDHRLHPGKVLQRYWVAAPGQPSALGEVFKALTVGQSVSSDPIKVGYRSLNVVQASQTVLWTRYADLCEQPFAAMDFIALCDTFSAILLSDVPNLSAQKREGRIARGTEDGVERVVAGDRELPQLSVHDDGVRRFIALVDECYDRKVPLCLEAQVPMESLYTEGYLEFPFRRTLSRLQEMQLQRFAEA